GGTGGAGCTGATGGAAGAGGTGCAGCGATGCCAGCCCTTTGCACCCGCGGCTCAGGTCGGGGCGCGCATCGCGATGGCAGCGCGCCAAGCCGGTGTGATCGTGAGGCCGTTGGGCGACGTGCTGGTCTTCATGCCCCCGCTTTCAATCGACGCCAGCGAAATCTCTCTCTTGCTGGACGCCGTATACGGCGCCACTATCGAGATCGTTGGTTGAGGAGCTGCGATGGCACGCGCGATTCTGATCACAGGCACCGATACCGGCGTGGGAAAGACCACTGTGGCCTGCGCCCTGGCCTTCGCCAGCTTCGCCCGCAACCTGCGCACGGGTGTTTTCAAACCCGCCGAGACTGGCTGTAGCCAGGGTCCTGAGGGGCTGGTGGCAAGCGATGCCCTGATCCTCAAAACTGCAGCTTCCTCGCCGCTGCCACTGGAGCTGATTTGTCCTTACCGCTACGCCCCGCCGTTGGCGCCGGCCGCCGCCGCGCGGCTGGAGGGACTCCCCGTGCTTGACATCGCACGGCTGGTGGATTGCTTTGAAGAGATCGCGGCCGCCAACGACATCGTGATCGTGGAGAGCGCCGGTGGTTTGGCCGTGCCGCTAACCTGGGATACCAATTTCGCCGATTTAGCCCAGACCCTCCAACTCGAAGTGGTGCTGGTAGTGCCTAACCGCTTGGGCAGCCTCAACGCCGCGGTTCTCTCCCTGGAGTACGCCGCGCGCAAGGGTTTGTGGGTTCGTGGTTATATCCTCAACGATGCCGAGCCCGCCGATTCGCCCGCCGCCGCCACCAACGCCGATTCCCTTCTCCGTCTGACCGATGTGCCCTGCCTGGGCACGGTTAAACATCGCCAGCCGTTGCCCCTGGAACTAGTGGAACGCATTCTGAGAGGCCCGTGTTGAAAAGCGCGCTCAACGAGGCGGCGGATTTATTATTAGACTTACCTCAGTGCAGGTGATGGCTTGGTAAAAATCGACATTGATCTGAAGGCCGGCTTTCTCCAATCGCTCAAGCGTGAAGTGCTGGCGCAGCTCAGCCCCGAAGAACGTGCGATTATCGAAGTCTCCACGGGCGAGATGGGCAACAAGCCCGATGCGGTCAAGCTGGGATGGCTCAAGATGCGCACGGGTCAGGTCTGGACCAAACCACAATATACTCGCGCGCTTAAGAAGACGATGGATAAGTTGCGCCAAGCGGTGGCCGAAGCCGAAAAGCTCGGCTGACCGCGGGTTGGTCTTTGACCCCGCTGAACACCCGCTCAGGGCTGGATGCGTGCGATGCGCCGTTTGCCAACTTCCAGCAGGCCGTGATGGCCGGGAACGAAGCGAAAATTGGCGTCGCGCACCGCTTCACCGTCCACCCTCACTGCGCCCTGTCCGATCAGGCGGCGAGCTTCGCTAGTGGAGGGAACAAAGTTGAGCTGCTTCATCAGCTCGCATAGCCAGATTTCACCGGCAATCCTAAAGGTCGGCACCTCGGCGGGCACCTCGCGCCGCTGAAAGCGGGTTTCGAAATAGACCCGCGCGGCCGCGCTTTCCTTCGCATCGTGGTATTCGCCCACGATCAGGTCAGCCAGCCGCTTTTTGGCTTCCATCGGGTGGATCGCTCCGCTCCTGACTCGTGCCAGCTCGTTTTCATCCACTGCGGTCAGCAGTTCGTAATAGCGGGGCATCAACTGGTCCGGGATGGACATCAACTTGCCAAACATCTCCCGGGGGCTTTCAGTCAAGCCAACATAATTGCCGTAGGATTTGGACATCTTGCGCACGCCATCCAGCCCCTCCAGCAGCGGCATCGTAAGCACCACCTGGGGCGGCTGATGGAAGGCGCGCTGAAGTTCGCGACCCACCAGCAGATTAAATTTCTGATCGGTGCCCCCCAACTCGACGTCGGCCTTGATCGCCACTGAATCGTAACCCTGCACCAGCGGATAGAGCAGCTCGTGCAGAAACAGCGGCTGTTGAGTGCTCAGACGCTGCTCGAAGTCGTCGCGTTCCAGGATGCGCGCGACGCTCAGATGGGCGCCGATTTTGATCAGATCGCGCAGGCCAAGCTTATCCAGCCATTCGCTGTTGAAGCGCACCTCAGTGCGCTCGGGGTCGAGAATCTTGAAGACCTGGCGCTGATAGGTCTGCGCGTTTTCAGCGATTTGCTCGGGGCTGAGCGGTTTGCGTACCTCGCTGCGACCGGTGGGGTCGCCGATGGCGGCAGTGAAGTCACCCACCAGGAAGATCACGCGATGGCCGAGATCCTGAAACTCGCGCAGCTTTTTGAGCGTAATGGCGTGGCCCAGATGGAGGTCGGGAG
This sequence is a window from Candidatus Binataceae bacterium. Protein-coding genes within it:
- the bioD gene encoding dethiobiotin synthase, which gives rise to MARAILITGTDTGVGKTTVACALAFASFARNLRTGVFKPAETGCSQGPEGLVASDALILKTAASSPLPLELICPYRYAPPLAPAAAARLEGLPVLDIARLVDCFEEIAAANDIVIVESAGGLAVPLTWDTNFADLAQTLQLEVVLVVPNRLGSLNAAVLSLEYAARKGLWVRGYILNDAEPADSPAAATNADSLLRLTDVPCLGTVKHRQPLPLELVERILRGPC
- the tyrS gene encoding tyrosine--tRNA ligase, which codes for MDKSRALEIAQRLSATAAELISLEELASKLAEGRPLRIKLGMDPTAPDLHLGHAITLKKLREFQDLGHRVIFLVGDFTAAIGDPTGRSEVRKPLSPEQIAENAQTYQRQVFKILDPERTEVRFNSEWLDKLGLRDLIKIGAHLSVARILERDDFEQRLSTQQPLFLHELLYPLVQGYDSVAIKADVELGGTDQKFNLLVGRELQRAFHQPPQVVLTMPLLEGLDGVRKMSKSYGNYVGLTESPREMFGKLMSIPDQLMPRYYELLTAVDENELARVRSGAIHPMEAKKRLADLIVGEYHDAKESAAARVYFETRFQRREVPAEVPTFRIAGEIWLCELMKQLNFVPSTSEARRLIGQGAVRVDGEAVRDANFRFVPGHHGLLEVGKRRIARIQP